GGCGCGCAGCACGGCGCCTTCCCAGCCGATCCAGAAGAAGCGGGCCAGTGCCGGTGCATCGTGCTGCGGCCCGATGTCGCCGCCTGCCTGGGCCTCGGCCAGGCAGGCGGTGCGCTGCTGCCAGTCGACGAACACCTGCTCAAGCTGGGCGCGAAACGATTCGGGCAGCGTGCCCATCTCCTGGCCCAGGTTGCCCACCAGGCAGCCGCGGCGAAAGCCGTGGCGCGCCATGCCGGCCTTGGCATCGTCGACAAACAGGCGCAGCCGGGCCAGCGGCGAGACGCGCGTATCGAGCAGGCAGCGGTCAAGCTTGCGCGCAAAGTACGCGGCATAAGCCTCGATCAGCGCCTGGCCAAAGGCTTCCTTGCTGCTGAAGTAGTAATAGAACGACCCCTTGGGCACCTGCGCCGCGCGCAGCAGCTCGTCGATGCCCACTGCCGAGTAGCCCTTCTCGGTCAGCACCGCCACGCCGCTGCGCAGCAGCTGCGCACGGGTGTCCAGCCCGCCCGGGGTGCCCGGGTTGCGGGGCGGGCGACCGCGCCGCCGGGGCAGGCCCGGTTCGGCGGCAGGGGTCGGTTTGAGGGGCTGCTGTGGCATGGCTCGGGTGTGCTGCCGGCCGATTGTGCACAGAATTTAGACCGATCGTCTATTAAATCCATTCCGCCAGCCTGGCCGCGCTGGCCATCCCCTTGCCTGCCGCAGGTGCCCGCTGCGCTGGCCAGCGCACGCGGCCTTGTCCTACAGCGCGCCAGCGCCCGGGCTGATCGCCCCGGCCGGCCGCGGCCGGCAGCATGGCCTGGCCAGCCGCGCGAGCCCGCCGGCGGCAGATCACAAACCAA
This portion of the Aquabacterium sp. OR-4 genome encodes:
- the acuR gene encoding acrylate utilization transcriptional regulator AcuR — its product is MPQQPLKPTPAAEPGLPRRRGRPPRNPGTPGGLDTRAQLLRSGVAVLTEKGYSAVGIDELLRAAQVPKGSFYYYFSSKEAFGQALIEAYAAYFARKLDRCLLDTRVSPLARLRLFVDDAKAGMARHGFRRGCLVGNLGQEMGTLPESFRAQLEQVFVDWQQRTACLAEAQAGGDIGPQHDAPALARFFWIGWEGAVLRAKLQQAADPLDDYAAGFFALLAAPR